GAGCTAATCTTTTAAGTGTGTTTGGTAATTTAATTCAATTGTCTTTATTCTTCCCTATTGTTTTAAAACattctattctttatttaccttaaacaatacagtttatcGGTATATACATAACAAGGCAAAGGAAAAGTAAATAATGTTGTTTATTTATAGCACCAGGACTATCCAACCATAAAGTTTTCTCTCTGGGATATGAGCGGTGATCCTACAGTGGCAGCTACCCATCATTGTTTCTACACACCAAACTCACTTTACATGTTAGTGTGGGATTTATGGTCCTTAGAGAAGGAACTGGACAAAATCGGCCAGTATCTTTACAGTATTCAGGTAATTAATGGTGtgaaatttcattgagaaaagaaaataagatgtggtttgattgccaatgagacaactgtccaagaGTGACTAACTTAGAAGATTGTGTTTATGTTAATACATGTAAAGACATTAAAGTATTCAGATATAAGAAACACTTGCATGTATAAGATCTAGAGATGACATAGATATGTATGCATTCTGCTATTATCCAAACCTAATATGCCTGATGTAAGAAGCAGTGACGGTTTTAAAATTCCAGCATTCAGTCATTTGGACAGCACTTATTATTTGTAATGAGTGGAGTTGTCATGGTGATTTTAagacttaacagtaaaaataTCATCCATTTTGTACTTATTTATTAGATAAAATATATTTCCTTTcacttgtttctttattgtatTATTAGGCAAGAATGCCCAATGCCAGTATCTTGTTAGTTGCCACATTCTTAGACAGAAACACCTTACCAACCAAACAACAAGATGTCTTGAGGATAAAACAGTTATTACTGGACCGTTATGGACCAGAAGGAGACCGGGCCAGTGGTTTATCATCTAGACTAGATACTGACAGTTTTATACCAGTGTCTTGTACAACAAAAGAAGGTATGTTTCTTTTGTTATACCCCTCTCTTAAATTTGGGGTTTATTGCAATTACTTTTTCCATCCATCTGTTTGTTCAGCTGTCTGTTCATCAGTATGTTTTCAAATTAATGAGCTGCAATGTGTCTAATGGATCTGTCTTTTTacttgtttattttcaacttaattCTAAAAGTTGACAGGAATATCTGCTATATAgcttattgaagaaaaaaaatgtcaaatatgtttgaaaaattgttttatagaTAAAAGGAGATCTGGGCAATAACTTAATGAGACAGCAATGTAACTAGTACtaccaaaacaaatcaaaagacttggtggcctttggctgctatctgctctttggtcaggtggTTTTCTCCGtgatatatactgtggattcattaatattcattggatactaattttccTGGATTTCATGGGTTCAGGGGAACCACAAatataaatgttcaatgaattacaaattgtCTACAGGAATATGTATGCTGATTTTGTCAAAACCTCGGAATTGAATTTTCATGagtatgcaagttttcctcaaccaacgaaaattagtacccacgaaaataaatgaatccatagaaacccattttcattctcaattttattgtaggTCTTTAAGAACATTTTCCAGtataaaataattgtgaatacatttgaaaatagaatatttttgatttttgtttctcTCCCAGGTATATCGGAACTTAAAGAAAAGTTGTATGACCTTGCCACAAGGGTACCAGATCCTAACAACAGACCAAACAAACTACTGGGTAGGAGTATTCCAAAGAGTTACCTTCATTTAGAGACGGCCATGCaggaaagtttgaaaaataaattggatGAAAAAAGACAACCATTTTTAGAACATGATGAGTTCCTTGAGATTATAAACAAAGTACCAAACAATGATCTCGATTCAGCTGAAGAAATTCGTCAAGGTGGGTTTACCTTAGAGATTAAGATTTATGTGTAAAGAAAGTGATGTATTTCTGATACTGGCAAATTTTTTATATGTGTAACTGGTAACGTATATTATGTTGAATATaagaaaaagtttgaaaaatgatGATGAGGCAACTCATTTTATATCTGCAACTTCAgcttttattgaaattttctgtTAATAGAAAATCTATGAACAATACACACACTATTAACcgaaaaaaatagatatattatgtgttatttagataatttttttatttatttattccagTAACAAAGTTTTTAACAGAGAATGGGACAATCCTGCATTTTAATGATCAACTGAAAGGATTAAATAATTTGTACTTTCTGGATCCAACATGGCTGTGTGATGTCCTGTCCAAAGTCCTCCTACATGTAGTAagtaatttaaaaattattttacatgGATCAAAGTTTGCATGAATTAATTATACATTACTGTCAGATGTTGAAAGAATCTCAGAATAAAATGACCCACTTTCAAATCTAAATGAATAGAGTTGATtacttttattgaaataaaatgaaatattccaGATTTTGGATTCTTAACATCCTGAAGAAAAATTGTGagtcaattttattattttaaaatcaccTGCTAATATGACTTTATCTTTTGCTATTATATAGGTACATGATCCTAATGTGAGAGGAGGGAAAATAAGTAAGGTTGAAGTAAGGAGGATATTCAGTGAGGATACACGATTCCCCGATGATTACGTAGACCAGTATATACAGTTAATGGAACGATTTGAAATTGCTCTTAGTGTGGATTTTGGTGGGAAGTAAGTTTTAAAGAAATAATATGTTATTGAATTAATGAAGAATTATTTTTCCATTACTTAGAAAACTGTTTCCTGTTCAGTACATCATACATGTCAACCTCCAAAAGTGGAAAAGCATGTTATGACCTTCATTGAGTGATAAAATAACAAGACTAAAAGAGAAACTCACTCTTTTTCAGCTGagttatacatatttttatgccccacctatgatagtagaggggcgttatgttttctggtctgtacgtccgttcgtccgttcgttcgtccgtctgtccctcttcaggttaaagtttttggtcaaggtagtttttgatgaagctgaagtccaatcaacttgaaacttagtacatatgttccttatgatatgatctttctaattttaaagacaaattaaacttttgaccccaatttcacggcccactgaacatagaaaatgaaagtgcgagtttcaggttagtttttggtcaaggtagtttttgatgaagttgaagtccaatcaacttgaaacttagtacaaatgttccctatgatatgatctttctaattttaatgcctaattatatttttaatccattttcacggtccattgaacatggaaaatgatagtgcgagtggggcatccgtgtactttggacacattcttgtttttttttaaattcagagtAATTATTCCATTGAATTTTTATTAATCATTCATCGGCAAATGGttctttttttagattatttataCCCTCCCAGTTATCCAAGTACCCAGCCATTGATCTGAACCGATCTGATGAATTAGGGTTAAAGGTTATCCGACTTTACAAGATGGCATTCATTCCCTCTGGATTCTGGAGTCGTCTTTTGTCACGGTTGATGTATAGAATAGAACTACTAACATCAGACTGGATTCTAAGTAAATCGCTGACTTCATCTGTAACACCTGCAAAGTTCCATAAAATGTTGGAAAGACAGAGCTCAGCATCCAGGTATGTATTTGattctttaaatatttacataaaatgtGTTGTGCATGTAGAAAGTAAATTATTGTGTTCCATACATTTGTATTGAAaggtcaaaaaaaaaaaacaagccgagaattaatcaaattattaattttttcacAAAGACAGAAggcattgatataaaaaaaaaactgtttttcttttaaataagttCACCTTCAAAAAGAACAATTTTAGAAACTTTAAAATTCAAGATGAGCAACATTACTTATAGATCATATAACAAGTCAGTGTTACATTACAACAAACATCAATGGATGAATCTTAAAATcttaaaactaaacaaaaaagaCCAACAACACacaaacattaaaaacattaaaatgtatacaaaaaaaaaatgcaagtaccaaataaatattttcatgacATTTGTTGTtcataaagaaaaacaacaaactCTGTCACCTTCACCAAAGGTCTCTATAAATTTATAGCAAGGAGAGTTTTTCCCTACAGTTAAAGatgattttatttaattgtagctttacttttattgatttgtattattttatttcacaGTGGATTACAAATCGTAAAGAAAGATATGATTTATTGGGAAGATGGTTTGTATCTAGGACATGACTCTGGGTGTTTACTTGTGGAGGCCACCATTGTTCCACAAGGTCATGGCATGGCTCCACACAGAGGTGTTTTGATAACAGTACAATCAACAAAGGGAGATTACTCCATCATGGGGATTGTTGTAGATGAGATCGATGACTTGCTCAATGATCATTACCCAGGTTTGTATAACACTTGATAAACATTAATTTATACCATTTATTGCAAAAGTAATGAAACCTTCCACAGAATCACAATCTCTTGGTCAAGGTATTTCAACTTCTGTTAGTTTACTTGTCgcattgtatatatacaaaagctattgttctctgtgtagtttattcacagATCCTCAGATTAAGAGGAAAAATGAAGTAGTAGATATATGAGAATAGTTATGCTATCACTAAATAAACTCAAAAAGGGGTGTTCCCCTCAAATATTTGAAACTTTCCACATTATCCACACAATATAAAGAAGAGAAACGTTCAATGAGTTATATGACAAGGATCCTTGAAAGGGGTCATTATagttaatattttcaattttttttgttatcatatatatatatatatatatatatatatgtgtgttctAGTCACAGATTTGAaggatatttatttattttatctattaattaaaaaaaaatgttcatcttCAGGGAAATTACAGTTTATTTTAGTATTGATAGAGTTATAACTTATATTTTTGTTAGGTTTAATGGAGTGGGATGAATATGGTCAGCCTAGAGTCCAGAGATATGCCATGTGTCCAGATTGTTATGACACGATCCATTCATTACCTAAGGGTCTTGACCATTTCTCAGTAGAGCACTGTGCTAGGCTCATCATGTCATCTGATACCATCACATGtccaaaaaatctaaaaataccTCTGGTGCAATTAGTCCCAGAATTACTCATGCATGAAATTCCTAAAAAGTTTATTATAGACATTACAAAACTGTCGGTTGAAGAGGACAATCTGCTAGGTGTTGGTGTCGCAGGTAAAGTTCTTAAAGGACATTATGGTGACATTGATGTGGCTGTGAAGTTATATCACGGAGCACCGTATGCTGGCTTCCAACTGAGTAGTCTAGACAGTAGTTACCACACAGGGGGAGAAAAAGCTGAAGATAACGAAGAACAAGATGATATTTACAAAAACTACTCCGCTTATACCATTGATGTTGATGAAACTAATAGTATCAAAGTAAGTCAACTAAATATGCATGGGAATAACATATATATGACTGTGATTTGGTTAACAATTATTTGTTACATCAAGAACATCTAACAGGGTGGAAAAATTAGAATAACTGCATATCTaggttatgaaaattaaaagatgtgaTAGGATTGCAACAACTTTTCACAGGAAACAAATCACTAAGATGTGAACTATAGGTAAAGGCTTCAACAGCATGTTCACTCTGCTGCATTGGTACACATTAAATGGAATCTTTTCTTACTTACTGTGAAGGCAAACATGAGTATTAGGAACCATACATGCAGGATTGTTTACATCAAGAATATTAAACTCTTAATCTGAAATTACTGTGAGATTTTTATTACTGGAAATAATGCTGAGTTTagtatcacaataataagaaTGTACATTCTGACATGATATGAATATATCTGTATTAAGATTTTCCTGAATTTGCATTTTTCttaatttacaataattactattTTCAGGCATGGAGAGCTTTTATGGAGATGAGACAAGAAGTCCTGGTAACCAGTAAACTAAACTATCCCTACATTGTTTCCTTCCTTGGTATATCAATCAGACCAAGCCTGTTGATGTGTCTAGAGTTTGCTCCCCTTGGGAACTTTAGGACCAGTATTGATAAGGCTATAGTAAACAGGGAACCATTCAACAAATACAGAGACAAGGATAAAATCTTCCCTGCTGTGTTTGAGAAAGAAGTTACTTATAAAATGTTGTTTCAGGTATATTTCTCAATGATATAAATTGACTTTGTGTCTTAACTTTAATACCGATGCACAAATGGACTGTGGAATGATTTATGGAATTAACTAAAAGGCAATAGCATACTTTAACTGAGGAATCTTGAAAGTAGTTAATAAATTTCAAACTATCAAAGTTTGTGTTAATGTCATATTTGAggggagaaaaaaaaaacaacaaaaaacaaatgatagACTAACCAGTGAATATAGAGACAAAACAAAAGGATGCATCATTTTATTGTGAGTAATTGTTATACCCCCTCTTCCAAAAAGTGGAGGTATACTGTTTTCCCTCTGTCCATCCATCCATACATCTGTACATCCGTCCGTaccatgaatattttttgtcgcAATTTTCtcatgaactacattacaaggatttctgaaatttggttttagggtttatataagtcagctgtACCTTATGATGTGTTTtaagattcatcactcaacaacttcctgtttacggtCAAGTATTTGGGCAGGGGTATAACCATGaacagtagctcacagtttcacttgttttgatagttatttttttataacctCTACATGAAAAATGCTTTTTGCGATATTAACATACCTCATTTACTCTCATTTCAGATTGCAAGTGGCCTTGGTTATCTTCACAAAAATGGAATTATATACAGAGATTTAAAATCAGACAATATATTAGTTTTCTCCCTTGAATTGAATTCTCCTGTCAATGTCAAACTGTCTGACTATGGTATATCTAGATTTTGTTCTTCTGGAGGTACAGTTGGACTAGTAGGAACACCAGGGTATCAGGCACCAGAAATAATTGAGGGGCAATCTTATGATGAAAAGGTACATACAACTTTTTAAAGTACATAAGGCCAGGGCTATGactaaattaataaaacattaagTATAGAATCAAGATATTAATGAAATATCTTTATCTATGCTAGGCAATGAAGTTTTACTTTActggttttatttttcttttaatctaAAGCAGTTTTTTTCTGGaagattgttttaaaaatgtagtCCTGTAGTGTATCTTTAATGCCTTTAATGTCTTTATCAATTCATTCAATAAATATAAAGGGGAAAAAGAAATCTGATATTTTTCcatatttataatacatttgtaatacaatgtatatatgtttatggaAATTATGATTAGGAGGAAATACAGCTATgtcctcaattaaaaaaaatatttcacttctATAAGGGGCATTAATTTTCATCTACTTTACTATGAAAGTGAATCACTTCAATGAACTCACAATAACATGTTCCCCTCAAGTGTGTGAGATCATATGATTTGTCCTGGTATGGATCAAACTAAGGACTTGAAATTAATATTGGCTGCATTAAATATATTCAGCAAGGatgttttatatatgaataaGAGCCAAGACTCCCTGTCATTATAATGTGTCTGGGAAAGGTGATATGCCAAACTTGTGTGGGTGATCATGGGGATAAATCTTACTGTACTGtacaattcattattattcgttggataccaatttttcatggattttgtgggtacagacAAACCAAGTACTTAAATattcaatgaattacaaatttcctTTCCACTTGTATACACACtatggcaaaaccatgaaataagATATTCAccaacatgtaagttttccttaatccacgaaaattggtccCCACGAAAATAACTGAATCCCCAGTATAATGTAATGTTACCTTGTGAGCCAGCACTGTTTATCTTACTTTTAATGGCTACCTCTTGTAAAACATGTGGCATTAATATAGTGTCATCCAGAACATGTATCAGGTATCTTGTAATTTTTTATTGATGTTAAACAGCCATTAATCAATCAGTTATCAGCAGacaaactatttattttatttgtcattaACAGGTGGACATATTTTCCTTCTCCATGGTGATTTATGAGGTGCTGTCGGGAAGGAGACCTTTTGAAGAATATAAAAATTTTGCACAAATTTCTACAGCAATGAAAACTCAGTCAAAAAGACCATGTCTACAGGTAAATTTGGTACACAAATGCAAACAATTACACTTTCAAATAATAGAAAAACTGATTTCAAATTAAGATAAGATTAAGAATAGAATGTACTTAATGTCaggtcattaaaaaaaaaagcagaaggtCTTGTTAGGTCCTGTAAataataggaaaatgaaaatgGTATCAAATCATTATTTTGCAGATTTTAAGCAAAAATAGGctagttttgataaaattttggctgaatttatgtgtttattttagtgCAGTTAAATCTACCAGGACACTTGTACTCCTTATGGCTATTCCCGGCTGGCAAGAGAATCTGTCCAGCTTGAACTATTGGTGCATACAACAATAACTTTTCCTttgtggtgtcagatattttgtattatttcgTAAAAATTTTACGGGATCACGtttgatatccagtaatggcggacaaatgaCAATAAGGTGAATTCAAAGCAGTATGTTTAATTAATGTAACAgtatatgatatcatattttCTCAACCtcttatatcttttttctacagGATTACAACGTTGACCCAGGATTCCCCTCTGTAGAACAGTTAATGAGGGATTGTTGGGCCAGGTCAGCTGACAAGAGGCCGTCTGCTGAAGATATTGTTTCAGATTTGTGGATGAGATCAATTCAGTTTATATCATTAAAGAAGACTTTTAAGTTACCATGTTTATTGAAAGATGGACCAATTGACTGTATATCATTCACTTCTGATGTATGTATAATTCCTCTGACAAAATATCTGAGTTATATTGTGGAAGCATGCTTatatgaataagaagatgtggtatgagtgccaatggtacaactctccatctaagccacaatgtaaaaagttaacgttTATAGGTATTGCTTAGATTTCCTATGGGTTATTTTCAAGCTCAGGGTCAAATGTAGACGTAAAAAGTACTTACTGTTTCTCAAATATGCACATACTATTTTATAATTCTGTAGGAACAAAATAACATGAACCTTTACTTAAGTTTTGATTGAGAAATctcaaaaaatattgaaactaaTTTAAAGAACTTAATTTCATGGATGAATTTTGGAAATTCTAATATATCTTCtataatttataaactttttaaaattacagTCTAGAAAAGCAGAAACTATATGGTTGTGGGAAGGATCTGAAGATGGTAGAAAGTATACTACACTTGATAAATATACTACTAAAGATAATAATGGTTGTGTTCCATCTGGTGATACTTTACCTGGCAGCAGGGTGACCTGTATGTGTCAGGTGGACAAAGATATCTGGATAGGTACTGAGGTAGGTATCTAAGGTAACAAGATCATGTGATCTGCCTGTTGACAATTAATCTGGCAGTTAGAGAAAGAGTTATCTGGTTGGATATAAAGGTATAAAGTTAACATGGtttatatgtatgaaaaaaatgatacTGAAATTCAATTTTAGAGATCAAAGGTCAATGTCCTCAATAAGATAATTCCCAGTAGGCTGAAATTTGGTTGTACCTCACTTTGTGAATCTGATATTAAAGTGGGATTGAGGCTTTGTGTTTTTAGGTCTGTTTGTTCTTTCCACTTTAGAGTGGGGGCAGGACCTTTAAGGGAAGtcatcgggtgtttttaagcttgggatttaGGGATTGATCCTTTTTGGGATctgggattttttttctcaaatttcagGATGTCAGAacttaatttttgtcgagcctgcaactgtTGTTGCAGAaacttgacatagggatagtgatctggcggcggcggcattagctaacttcttaaaagctttatattttagaaggtggaagacctggatgcttcatactttgtatatagatgcctcatgttacgaagtttccttcagtcacatgtccaatgtccttgacctcattttcatggttcagtgaccacttgaaaaaaaagttcagattttttgtaatgttgaattctctcttattataagtaataggataactatatttggtatgtgcgtaccttgcaaggtcctcatgtctgtcagacagttttcacttgacctcaacctcatttcatggatcagtgaacaaggttaagttttggtggtcaagtccatatttcagatactgtaagcaatagggctagtatattcggtgtatggaaggactgtaaggtgtacatgtccaactggcaggtgtcatctgaccttgacctcattttcatggttcagtggttatagttaaatttttgtgttttggtctgtttttttcatactatttgcaataggtctactatatttgttgtatggaatgattgtaaggtgtacatgtcaagcgggcagatgtcatgtgaccttgacctcattttcatggttcagtggttatagttaaatttttgtgttttggtctggttttttcatactatatgcaataggtctactatatttgttgtatggaatgattgtaaggtgtacatgtctagcgggcagatgtcatctgaccttgacctcattttcatggttcagtggtcaaagttaagtttttgagttttggtctttttatctaatactatatgccataggtcaactatatttggtgtatggaaatattttatgatctttatgtcagtagcgcaggtttcttttgaccgtgacctcattttcacggttcattgtacagtgttaagtttttgtgttttggtctatttttcttaaactataagtaataggtcaactatatatgttgtatagaagcattgttagctgtacatgtctgcctggcatggttcatctgaccttgacctcattttcatggttcattggtctttgtttagttatcttggttaatgttaagtttatgagacagttgtaataaagctttatacttaggactatcaacataatatcaatgattagtatagaaggcgagacatttcagcgtgtgcactcttgtttcttaTTTTCGGGACCTCtgcatttcatgtttttaagcgcTGGATTTCTGGATCAGAACCCCTCCGCCCCCCCTCACATTAGGTGAAAGTTTTTACGTTACAGGAATCTGTAATTTGGTACACATATTACACTATTATgatcttttatatttaattgcTGCAGATGGTGTGTGAGCGATAGCtaatctttttatgttttttttttatttccatttaatgGCTTAATTGCCACATTGTTGCTAAGGAAGGCTAATATTTCAAAGAGATAATGCAATTTATATTCATTCAATATTCCCTTGATATAGATGAAAATGCTTGTTTACTACATATCTCATACCCCATCTGAATTGAGAGTTGGAAATTTAGGATGGAAGCAATTTTGGAAAACACATAAGAAAACTTTATTGTAAATCTTTATTGTTGAAATGTATATTGTTGGAGGCAGGAGTTAACTACAATCTTGAGTGTTTAACTCTTATCTATATTATGCATATTTTGGCTTATTATTCAGGGCTATAAGATTGAGACATACAGTCATCAGTGCTTTGTCAAGAAGGAGAAGAAACCTTTATGTACTTTTGCAACACCTTATGCCATAGCAACAAGTATTCAGTTTATAAAACAAGAATCACAGGTGACTTTATATTTGATTCTCCATTTTGTTGCCATGACATCAAAATTACAGTTCTAGTATAATTAGTCCAACTGTTACACTAAATTTGCCATTTCAGAATCTTTTGTATTCCAGACATGAAGCTTAAAATTGTACACCAATGCAAATTGTTGGTTTATGGTGTTCTTACAATGGAAGTTGAATCAATGAAGTAATATTTTAGTTTACTATTTCATTACTCAGAGAGACAATGTAAAATCAGACACAATTTTTACCAACTTATGAAGTTGTCTgcttttatatacaaacattttcATCATCATACAAGTCAAACCAAGCATACACAATATTACAGATAccttatgtatataaacaaaggcaaataaaaaaacaaggtgatcaaaaacaaataaaagaaataattggatTTATGTGGATATTGAAACATTATTTTCACTTTGGTCTACAATTTAGGGACAGTGGTTAATTAATCAGATTGAATAAATCCATAATAAAAATACAAGCAAAAAAACAGTAGTTAAGGATACTCTTGAAGTCTGTAGTAGCTTTTAGAGgtgtaaacattattaaatatttttttcaggaggACAGAAAAGTATATGTGACCCTTGATACAGGAAAAGTAATGGTATTTGAACCAGTTAATAAGACTGTTACAATACGAAATCTTCGTGGACAAACACACACAAGTGAGGCTCTGTGTGGATGgagaacaacaaaaacattgaCAATTGGTAATTCTCCAGCTACATGTATGGCTAACATTCCACCAAGTGGACAGTCCAGAAATGAAATATGGATTGGTTGTGGTGGCAGTATATGTGTTGTTAGTAATTCCACTTGTATGGTGGAGGACCATGTGCCTGTCCAAAGACTGGTTAAAAATACAGAATTACATACGACCAGAATGGTTAAATCACTTGTCTATTATGATGATAGAGTATGGTGCTTAATAAACGATAGTGCTATTGTAATTGAATTTGACGTAGACTTGAGATTACCAACATACATTTTGGTAATGGACGATTATTCACCTACTGGATTTGTAGTTTCTGAATATATATCTGGCATAAGCTTGTCAGGTAGTTCTGAGTCTATAGATATGGTATCATCAGTATTAAAGTCAGTAGATATTTGTGGAAGTAAGAGACCTAATGCAGGCTACTTCAATATAAATGCAAACTTTAATGATGTTCAGGATGAAGATAATAGTGATCAAGTCATGGAATCAGGAGACTTTGAAAATGATAGTGACCTTAATGAGTGCACATGGATTG
The window above is part of the Mytilus galloprovincialis chromosome 4, xbMytGall1.hap1.1, whole genome shotgun sequence genome. Proteins encoded here:
- the LOC143071131 gene encoding leucine-rich repeat serine/threonine-protein kinase 1-like isoform X3 — translated: MARYSEFTKRASQWIYDMVNVTNIIRLINSGNAETLENGLVSVLDEWEDSGDDRDILTVPLFEDLPLLNYACTVEDICVDIVIVLISNGCDVNLPSIEGTPLQIISRNGNYQLINILLENGAILETEDDPIFSENSPFYLASLYGHTDVVRRLLSYQPSTSTFNFSQEMVKDDGVRSCLLFAACRGGNLEIVKMWLSPSMDINHPKLFVSSLEDCENGTPLYAACSGGHFEVAKFLYDMGASLTDKICREFPKIAGGILECCISFRDEDFCDEDQEAGHIAKYRHLSLGGFNYDWVAGVHNTIVELDLNENNLSTLPPEIPWCLPNLVHLNLAHNKLVKLSSPEGQVQCDSLSEIQLGDNKLEDICHEVFQLQSLVTLNLSNNNLKYLLKTLHSQYPVVTSQTTDGSSFVQCPNLHYLNVSQNKLEMLPHEYIRKCSGLSTLDVSHNRLVSFPNAWDCNMAMLNLSHNELDRCPVSLEQYWCGTLRTLRLNNNKLEEINESVVKLGCLVELYASYNKISRLPDPDHWECSQLYLMELAHNCLGPKPTNSLTLKHFLFNNERISAVLNKKKEDRHIEEDHYSFPPFLGNCLHDLDLSHNNLNQVHSSVSHLVSLHHLDISHNPAIKSLPKELGKLKVTCIIKMDGVNITDMKKLIDMDCDQQQRSKQIILSLRNDLRQSEKYYKMKLVILGKKDKGKTTLAGLLKGQPLGSHHLLGVQRHDIELPPKGTLLKLFKHQDYPTIKFSLWDMSGDPTVAATHHCFYTPNSLYMLVWDLWSLEKELDKIGQYLYSIQARMPNASILLVATFLDRNTLPTKQQDVLRIKQLLLDRYGPEGDRASGLSSRLDTDSFIPVSCTTKEGISELKEKLYDLATRVPDPNNRPNKLLGRSIPKSYLHLETAMQESLKNKLDEKRQPFLEHDEFLEIINKVPNNDLDSAEEIRQVTKFLTENGTILHFNDQLKGLNNLYFLDPTWLCDVLSKVLLHVVHDPNVRGGKISKVEVRRIFSEDTRFPDDYVDQYIQLMERFEIALSVDFGGKLFIPSQLSKYPAIDLNRSDELGLKVIRLYKMAFIPSGFWSRLLSRLMYRIELLTSDWILSKSLTSSVTPAKFHKMLERQSSASSGLQIVKKDMIYWEDGLYLGHDSGCLLVEATIVPQGHGMAPHRGVLITVQSTKGDYSIMGIVVDEIDDLLNDHYPGLMEWDEYGQPRVQRYAMCPDCYDTIHSLPKGLDHFSVEHCARLIMSSDTITCPKNLKIPLVQLVPELLMHEIPKKFIIDITKLSVEEDNLLGVGVAGKVLKGHYGDIDVAVKLYHGAPYAGFQLSSLDSSYHTGGEKAEDNEEQDDIYKNYSAYTIDVDETNSIKAWRAFMEMRQEVLVTSKLNYPYIVSFLGISIRPSLLMCLEFAPLGNFRTSIDKAIVNREPFNKYRDKDKIFPAVFEKEVTYKMLFQIASGLGYLHKNGIIYRDLKSDNILVFSLELNSPVNVKLSDYGISRFCSSGGTVGLVGTPGYQAPEIIEGQSYDEKVDIFSFSMVIYEVLSGRRPFEEYKNFAQISTAMKTQSKRPCLQDYNVDPGFPSVEQLMRDCWARSADKRPSAEDIVSDLWMRSIQFISLKKTFKLPCLLKDGPIDCISFTSDSRKAETIWLWEGSEDGRKYTTLDKYTTKDNNGCVPSGDTLPGSRVTCMCQVDKDIWIGTEGYKIETYSHQCFVKKEKKPLCTFATPYAIATSIQFIKQESQEDRKVYVTLDTGKVMVFEPVNKTVTIRNLRGQTHTSEALCGWRTTKTLTIGNSPATCMANIPPSGQSRNEIWIGCGGSICVVSNSTCMVEDHVPVQRLVKNTELHTTRMVKSLVYYDDRVWCLINDSAIVIEFDVDLRLPTYILVMDDYSPTGFVVSEYISGISLSGSSESIDMVSSVLKSVDICGSKRPNAGYFNINANFNDVQDEDNSDQVMESGDFENDSDLNECTWIVSDDKADKSEPPPVPKRTPTIKTAPVKLGETPPPVPLRPHRKPPIIPPRSPRPGSRSSSCSSLPKTDVRPKIRVSSSVSGGSQKEESIKVCSIVNVGDTLWVGRNYGDILIVNIGQRNSYQYGEVITVLKVTPSAHMGNDVEVLLSTGSSVISLSKIGDSKKGEVISWEPYNSTDIKRIQNYWSMKRNSKDVSQETEIKDIGKF